One Besnoitia besnoiti strain Bb-Ger1 chromosome VIII, whole genome shotgun sequence DNA segment encodes these proteins:
- a CDS encoding hypothetical protein (encoded by transcript BESB_082980), with amino-acid sequence MTDSAGNTGARKGAAIQLTPVEAFRACVLLDEALRQLSFVSKLGPAGHTVKRDELSLSKGDEIVRMIQEQSGLQEKFKVLTEEKQALRGLSNIEKLKNVENELQEISTKMREANKELCRSLRQNPNIQENTVKLQLERQKVEEWYADVRDELKKAYTFKSLQDRVATEKHEQERLSEVKKRTRESMQAVRLLEAELKKETAEYERDMKQTNAEISTLKEELQQSRLKSSLKLSFEEKQLAAQEEALLRVFQKKEIELQSQLEKEHEEASVEEFAHTQVLKFSKEYIQKVQDERQAWHERFAKETEDKQRELTALLKHQNSIMRTLAVAQQRLDEDQERRDAEEKAAITKAALLVERAKQDDKLKQAAVTIRHFARVFLKNIQEVLQESSKGKKKGKDKKGK; translated from the exons ATGACGGACAGCGCCGGCAACACCGGCGCCAGGAAGGGAGCTGCAATTCAGCTGACTCCAGTGGAGGCTTTCCGGGCGTGTGTGCTTCTCGATGAAGCGCTGAGGCAATTGAGTTTCGTGAGCAAGCTGGGGCCTGCCGGTCACACGGTCAAAAGAGATGAACTATCTTTGTCAAAGGGCGACGAGATCGTGCGCATGATCCAAGAACAGAGCGGCCTGCAGGAAAA ATTTAAGGTGTTGACAGAAGAGAAACAGGCTTTGAGGGGTTTGAGCAACATCGAAAAGCTGAAGAATGTGGAAAATGAGCTGCAAGAGATTTCCACGAAGATGCGGGAAGCAAACAAAGAGCTCTGCCGTAGCTTGCGGCAAAACCCCAATATTCAA GAGAATACCGTGAAACTGCAACTGGAAAGGCAGAAAGTGGAGGAATGGTACGCCGACGTACGAGACGAGCTCAAAAAGGCATACACTTTCAAGTCACTGCAGGATAGGGTGGCGACAGAAAAACACGAGCAAGAGAGGCTCAGTGAG GTGAAGAAAAGGACGAGGGAGTCAATGCAAGCTGTACGGCTCCTTGAGGCAGAGTTGAAGAAGGAAACTGCGGAGTATGAGAGGGACATGAAGCAGACGAACGCCGAGATCTCCACGCTAAAGGAAGAGCTCCAGCAGAGCAGGCTGAAGTCTTCGCTTAAGTTGTCGTTCGAAGAAAAACAACTGGCAGCTCAAGAAGAGGCCCTGCTCCGAGTTTTCCAGAAGAAAGAAATCGAGCTTCAGAGCCAACTTGAGAAAGAGCATGAAGAAGCGTCTGTCGAGGAGTTCGCTCACACGCAGGTTTTAAAGTTCTCCAAGGAGTATATTCAAAAA GTCCAAGATGAAAGGCAAGCATGGCACGAACGATTCGCCAAGGAAACCGAGGACAAACAGAGGGAGCTTACAGCTCTTTTGAAGCACCAGAATTCTATCATGCGCACGCTTGCGGTCGCCCAACAACGCCTG GATGAAGACCaggagcgcagagacgcggaagagaaggcggcgatcACCAAGGCAGCGCTTCTAGTCGAGAGAGCGAAACAAGACGACAAGCTTAAGCAAGCAGCCGTCACTATCCGGCACTTTGCCCGTGTATTCCTGAAAAACATTCAAGAAGTGCTTCAGGAGTCAAGCAAAGGCAAAAAGAAAGGGAAGGACAAGAAGGGGAAGTGA
- a CDS encoding EF hand domain-containing protein (encoded by transcript BESB_082990): MSLQQNGLCSIGCLSMRAPAQASPAATPARAAHTFTGATGEFDPQKYERPSMKQDEIAALKRLFDACDTEGTGQIHLRDLKHRMHNAGYESRGDVIGEMLSHLDRDGRTSLNFKQFLDLLTTDETPYKTPEDISRTFSQFDPEGTGFITHKMLARTARELNMTPNPDISEILERTDADNDGKIGKDEFHNVMDKQTFP; encoded by the exons ATGTCGCTTCAGCAAAATGGACTGTGCAGCATAGGCTGCCTGAGCATGAGAGCCCCAGCCCAGGCTTCACCGGCTGCCACGCCAGCGAGGGCCGCCCACACTTTTACAGGAGCCACCGGCGAGTTCGATCCTCAGAAGTACGAAAGACCTTCGATGAAGCAAGACGAGATCGCCGCACTCAAGAGACTGTTCGACGCCTGCGATACAGAAGGCACAGGGCAAATCCATCTGCGTGATCTGAAGCATCGCATGCAT AATGCAGGATATGAGTCGAGGGGCGACGTAATCGGCGAGATGCTGAGCCACTTGGATCGCGATGGCCGAACGAGCCTCAACTTCAAACAGTTCCTTGATTTACTGACAACTGACGAGACGCCGTACAAAACCCCGGAGGACATCTCCCGCACCTTCAGTCAGTTCGATCCGGAAGGCACGGGGTTCATCACTCACAAGATGTTGGCTCGAACCGCGCGGGAACTGAACATGACGCCTAACCCGGATATTAGCGAGATTTTGGAACGAACCGACGCAGACAATGACGGGAAAATTGGCAAAGATGAGTTTCACAACGTCATGGACAAGCAAACCTTCCCTTAG
- a CDS encoding hypothetical protein (encoded by transcript BESB_083000), with protein sequence MHSSRMAVSGALRGLRQGPLPPSARLLVASPRARSLPCPASRSLSSCPPPLLCVSASRLGSSRRSSASSLPSRPKPASSSHSCSHQVPSATSPCAAGARSFSASPLSRLLACSPPVPCLLARSFSSSHLSRKLRLHQERAARGHVEYLRQLERPPSDAPFPLPPSPSSSSPASAASAKAAAFAEESAVHTPEPSVLVRSAEEWIRRDFFFPLSHRPDAGTAGAGAAAMEQELRNLSKQRASEEGDHGGDANALASLFLTPEDPQYGGAVEKIELPGFGEINIVHGDILAGAASKRSEGDAKEPATQEERRNEVAADALLVPVPPNFLPYRGFGLEILERGGTALQKAAFTEVKQKLQQREAARGVLASEGGDMPEKQRQLGFSPLQKNVHREDAAGGLDPGDVVLTPTFGVCPSVSLLAFVVTPYYWQGNSTEAARRLRFTMRRALADLNQQGPGSLILPFVGIGLYGYEPRGAAEILVESAVEQLLQVDAVEPNYTLRKITFVERDATNAALLAEAAQAAKRAWLPEHQVVPAPVYWSQKQRRLLDVTDGMLMFCRKHTRLSFKKHHGVIRRQKTHYFSNVRPFLWRSSRVLEPPPLMLHKHSGAVADWQLPARPFYRQGVSGMLFPPRVRRGFPVMRVNSKGQFVGVNKMPYIAEKAQPRM encoded by the exons ATGCACAGCTCACGTATGGCAGTCTCAGGCGCGCTGCGGGGCCTGAGGCAGGGGCCTCTACCCcccagcgcgcgcctgctcgtcgcctcgccgcgagcccgcAGCCTGCCTTGTCCCGCATCACGTTCCTTGTCTAGCTGTCCCCCTCCTCTGttgtgcgtctccgcctctcgccttgGCTCATCTCGgcgctcttctgcgtcctcgcttccttctcgccccAAACCCGCCTCTTCTAGTCACTCTTGTAGTCACCAGGTGCCTTCTGCGACCTCGccttgcgccgccggcgcccgctctttctccgcgtctcccttGTCGCGTTTGCTGGCTTGCTCTCCGCCCGTTCCCTGCCTCTTGGCGcgttccttctcctcgtcgcacCTCTCCCGCAAACTCCGCCTTCATCAAGAgcgcgcagcccgcggaCACGTGGAGTATCTGCGCCAGTTGGAGCGCCCGCCGTCGGACGCAccctttcctctccctccgtcgccgtcctcttcgtcgcccgcatccgccgcttcggcgaaggccgcggccttcgccgaggAGTCGGCGGTCCATACCCCCGAGCCGAGCGTCCTCGTCCGCTCCGCAGAAGAGTGGATTCGGCGGGatttcttctttcctctctcgcacCGACCCGACGCAGgaacggcgggcgcgggcgccgcggcgatgGAGCAGGAGTTGCGGAATTTGTCGAAGcaacgcgcgagcgaggagggcgaccaTGGTGGCGATGCCaacgccctcgcctcgctcttcctCACGCCCGAGGACCCGCAGTACGGCGGAGCCGTGGAGAAAATCGAGCTGCCTGGCTTCGGGGAGATCAACATCGTCCACGGCGACATCCTCGCGGGAGCTGCCAGCaagcgaagcgaaggagacgcgaaggagcccgcgacgcaggaagAACGAAGGAACGAGGTCGCGGcagacgctctcctcgtccccGTGCCGCCAAACTTCCTGCCCTACAGAGGCTTCG GGCTAGAGATCCTCGAAAGAGGAGGCACTGCACTCCAGAAGGCGGCATTCACTGAAGTGAAGCAGAAACTGCAGCAGAGGGAAGCGG CGCGAGGCGTGTTGgcgagcgaaggcggcgacatgccagagaagcagcggcagctcggCTTCTCTCCCCTGCAGAAGAATGTCCATAGGGAAGATGCTGCAGGCGGTCTGGATCCAG GCGACGTTGTGCTCACACCGACGTTTGGCGTCTGCCCGAGTGTCAGCCTTCTCGCATTCGTCGTCACGCCCTACTACTGGC AGGGGAACAgcacggaggccgcgcgtcgtctgcgcttcACGATGCGCCGGGCGCTCGCCGATCTGAACCAGCAAGGCCCTGGATCGCTCATTCTCCCCTTCGTGGGCATCGGGCTCTACGGCTACGAGCCTCGGGGAGCCGCAGAGATTCTCGTTGAGTCCGCCGTTGAGCAGCTTCTACAG GTAGACGCGGTGGAGCCGAACTACACGCTGCGGAAGATCACCTTCGTggagcgagacgcgacgaACGCGGCGCTGCTAGCCGAGGCCGCCCAGGCCGCCAAGCGGGCTTGGCTGCCAGAGCACCAG GTCGTCCCGGCGCCGGTCTACTGGAGTcagaagcagcgacgcctcctcgATGTCACAGATGGCATGCTCATGTTCTGCCGAAAGCACACGCGACTTTCCTTCAAAAAG CACCACGGCGTCATTCGCCGGCAGAAGACGCACTACTTCTCGAATGTTAGGCCCTTCCTGTGGCGCTCGTCTCGCGTTTTggagcctcctcctctcaTG CTGCACAAGCACTCTGGCGCCGTTGCGGACTGGCAGCTTCCTGCTCGGCCTTTCTACCGGCAAGGCGTTTCCGGCATGCTGTTCCcgccgcgagtgcggcgcggcTTTCCTGTCATGCGTGTGAACTCCAAGGGCCAGTTCGTGGGGGTGAACAAGATGCCGTATATCGCTGAAAAGGCGCAACCCAGAATGTAG
- a CDS encoding hypothetical protein (encoded by transcript BESB_083010) — MKRDDPPAACEGLCGSSRALPPPAAPPVSGAPPARNGLDSDKRGGDEARAAVVRALVEQVHLNGGFCAGAGLSGAKQELGNPSALSAPPPAPRVNGDRATAGLLSGLPNGASALRPHVGAATRSEAHAPASAAQLAAGGSSQGAEPAPGALVGASNASVVSAEGRSSSSEQEPSRLSVASAAARPPDRVPRLGSAASPPTAEEEASASSAHPAQNLPGSAPSSVPAASAGVASSSLPPFVFPLYPYVPPAHLLQPTRCQPALLPLSLLHSLSVPSLLAPPAAVGGAAQAPPGAAAALPRQSPRPPASSVAASAPSSSSPASQVSAVPSVAPPLNCASVAFPLLYPHLAAARRLPPLSSLPASAPANAPALRSQFSELLRHLPASSLASLAARAGKAAAPLVSGTARGPAAAALDGDKALLATSLPASLAAGASNKAVAAPGCSPLAAPPAEAAAARLPLAAAVPQSAALASSLASAVSAPAAAAGWYAARYGPGGGVCGAVCAYERNYKAVPTALKNLETFCAERRRRVRESFLQDRREVLKDTARMVQPFRVVKTIKIVEKRLKRIPVAPRTRGAPRALEAPGAASSGSPMTDEEAPKREEATTPEVGAEEKTARQQSAPSALRRPEDASSDVSAPPQHGNHSAAHDLPRGASPEADAAGEASPRVEADACPSISTSNEEKTEADADEAADDDEARRGAALPDEGAAEAPVAGAAEAHVSESDAEGARPRKRQVESVEEERGRGKRSRLGLEKEGGESEETHYVVEEERVSIVKLHSLKEVVAHLLPYHTYYVPDLEALASPAAEDEEEAAARRARILSLSRRVRDFTAWMKNPVAALPASPPQAPAVVSSACPPVEAATAAEDRQRGGDDPEQASGARSEPGKKPEPRVFHGGREIELMSYLSLRSAVDAVSLSIRATKVAIQNASSRPAPALQAPPSASSSAAAAAGGPGAGLPPVSGEGAGAPAWGGPAGATALGAPAPRLQPIGGEEACGWPCSPRSGLTSADDVSEDKSDLDSSRTRGRSSTVSSSLGPASVASSLAPASPGAYFYGLPSGAPQPKGERSARGSPGAPAGGRVPAAPGASFSSSASAVSNSSFASSPAGSSRLSATSGLPHAPRDRPGGGRIRLAVSAAAAAAVSAGGAQPHAAATAYGAPFLSGADSAPGGPSAAGGEARRHHRHHGSGREKKDKKSKRGRRGSHDGSSTRRETSSSHRGGEEAAAFGPRGPLGAPPYAPPHSALGSAYPPPGAAGFPASAGFNGGGRAEDAAGAVPRQGLFSSLHQGPAGTAGGAFPSAYPPQREGEGGGGRVRINIGNAELFARRG, encoded by the exons ATGAAGCGCGACGACCCCCCCGCGGCGTGTGAAGGGCTTTGCGGCTccagccgcgccctccccccgccggctgcgcctcctgtctccggcgCCCCTCCGGCGCGGAACGGGCTCGACAGCGACAAGCgggggggcgacgaggcccgcgccgctgtcgtgCGCGCCTTGGTTGAGCAGGTGCATCTGAATGGAGGCTTCTGCGCGGGAGCGGGCTTGAGTGGAGCCAAGCAAGAGCTTGGAAACCCgtctgcgctctctgcgccgccgcctgccccACGCGTGAATGGCGATCGTGCGACAGCGGGGCTTCTGTCGGGCCTGCCGAAtggcgcgtcggcgctgcggccgcatgtgggcgcggcgacgcgcagcgaggcgcacgcgcctgcctcggcggcgcagctcgcggcgggaGGCAGCAGCCAGGGGGCGGAGCCGGCCCCAGGAGCTCTTGTGGGCGCGTCGAACGCTTCCGTGGTCTCCGCAGAAGGTCGGTCTTCGTCATCCGAGCAGGAGCCCTCGCGGCTGAGcgtcgcgtcggcggccgcgcgcccacCCGACCGAGTCCCCCGcctcggcagcgccgcgtctccgccgaccgcggaggaggaggcgtctgcctcttcggctCACCCGGCGCAAAATCTCCCAGGCTCTGCACCTTCGTCTGTGCCTGCTGcttccgcgggcgtcgcctcctcgtctctgcctccaTTCGTCTTTCCTCTGTATCCGTACgtgccgccggcgcatcTTCTGCAGCCGACGCGCTGCCAGCCTGCACTGCTCCCTCTCAGCCTTCTCCACTCTCTCTCcgttccttctctcctcgcgccgccggcggctgtgggtggagccgcgcaggcgccgcccggcgccgcagccgcgctgcctcggcaGTCTCCACGgccgcctgcttcttctgtcgccgcgtccgcgccttcgtcctcttcgcctgcttCTCAGGTGTCTGCGGTGCCCTCTGTCGCGCCTCCCCTGAACTGTGCGTCTGTCGCGTTTCCACTGCTCTATCCGcacctggcggcggcgcggcggctgccgcctctctcgtctctgcctgcctctgcgccggcgaacGCACCCGCTCTGCGTTCCCAGTTCTCCGAACTCCTCAGACACCtgcccgcctcgtcgctggcctccctcgcggcgcgcgcgggcaaggccgcggcgcctcttgTCTCTGGGACCGCGCGgggccccgcggccgcggccctcGACGGAGACAAGGCCCTTCTCGCCACGTCGCtgcccgcctctctcgcggcgggcgcatcAAATAAAGCAGTCGCCGCCCCAGGCTGTTCTCCGCttgcagcgcctcctgcggaggcggcggccgcgcgcctgccgctcgccgcggctgtgcCCCAGTCTGCGGCGTTAgcgtcttcgctggcgagcgcggtctccgcgccggcggccgctgccggctgGTACGCGGCGCGGTATGgacctggcggcggcgtctgcggggcGGTGTGTGCGTATGAGCGGAACTACAAGGCAGTGCCGACGGCGCTGAAGAATCTCGAGACGTTTTgcgcagagcgaaggcggcgcgtgcgcgagagcTTCCTGCAAGACCGAAGGGAGGTGCTCAAGGATACTGCCCGCATGGTTCAGCCCTTCCGCGTAGTTAAGACGATCAAAATCGTCGAGAAACGCCTTAAGCGCATCCCAGTCGCCCCGcgcactcgcggcgcgcctcgggcCCTGGAGGCTCCTGGCGCggccagcagcggcagcccgATGAcggacgaagaagcgccgaagcgcgaggaagccacGACTCCAGAGgtcggcgcagaggaaaaaacggcgcgacagcagagcgcgccgtctgcgctgcggagaccggaggacgccagcagcgacgTCAGTGCCCCGCCGCAGCACGGTAACcacagcgccgcgcacgATCTCCCCCGAGGCGCGTCACCGGAGGCCGACGCGGCCGGAGAGGCGTCCCCCCGTGTTGAGGCGGATGCGTGCCCTTCGATAAGCACCTCGAATGAGGAGAAAACAGAGGCCGATGCCGATGAGGCAgctgacgacgacgaagctcGTCGCGGGGCTGCTTTGCCAGAtgagggcgccgcagaggctcctgtcgccggcgctgcggaggcgcatgTGAGCGAGAGTGACGCGGAGGGGGCACGACCGCGGAAGCGGCAGGTCGAGTCggtggaagaagagagggggaggggcaAGAGAAGTCGACTCGGCCTcgagaaagaaggcggagagagcgaggagacgcactACGTCGTGGAAGAAGAACGGGTCTCGATTGTCAAGCTTCATAGCCTGAAGGAGGTTGTTGCGCACCTTCTCCCCTACCATACGTACTACGTGCCTGATCTCGAGGCGTTGGcttcgcccgccgcagaag acgaagaggaggctgcggcacGACGGGCGCGCATCCTCAGCTtgagccgccgcgtgcgggaCTTCACAGCGTGGATGAAGAATCCAGTGGCGGCtttgcctgcgtctccgccgcaggccccggccgtcgtctcctctgcttgcCCGCCggtggaggccgcgacggcggccgaagaccggcagcggggcggcgaTGACCCCGAGCAGGCCTCTGGGGCTCGCAGCGAACCCGGCAAAAAAcccgagccgcgcgtcttccacgGGGGAAGAGAGATCGAACTCATG TCGTATCTCTCGCTGCGATCGGCGGTTGACGCAGTCTCGCTTTCGATTCGCGCGACTAAAGTTGCGATTCAgaacgcctcctcgcggccagcgcctgcgctacaggcgcctccctcggcgtcttcgtcggcggccgcagcggctggagggccgggcgcgggcctgcctcctgtctccggcgAAGGGGCGGGGGCGCCCGCCTGGGGCgggcccgcgggcgcgaccgcgttgggcgccccggcgccgcggctgcagcccatcgggggggaggaggcctGTGGCTGgccctgctcgccgcgctctggCCTGACCTCTGCAGACGACGTTTCAGAAGACAAGTCGGACTTGGATTCCTCCCGCACGCGCGGGCGGTCTTCCACGGTTTCTTCCTCTTTAGGGCCCGCCAGCGTAGCCTCGTCcctcgcgccggcctctccaGGCGCGTACTTTTACGGCCTGCCCTCTGGGGCGCCACAGCCCAAGGGGGAGCGGAGTGCCCGCGGGAGCCCtggggcgccggcgggggggcgcgtccccgcggcgcccggtgcgtcgttttcttcctcggcctccgcggtcTCCAATTcatccttcgcctcctcgcccgcaggCAGTTCGAGGCTCTCCGCGACCTCGGGGCTGCCCCACGCCCCGCGGGATCGCCCGGGGGGCGGCCGCATTcggctcgctgtctccgcggccgcagctgcggcagtctccgccggcggcgcgcagcctcacgccgccgcgaccgcgtaCGGCGCGCCGTTCCTGTCGGGGGCGGACTCCGCCCCGGGGGGTCcttcggcggcaggcggcgaggcgcggcggcaccaCCGCCACCACGGGTcggggagggagaagaaggacaaAAAGTCGAAGCGCGGTCGCCGGGGTTCGCACGACGgctcctcgacgcgcaggGAAACCTCGAGTTCCCACCGCGGCGGGGAAGAGGCGGCTGCCTTCggcccgcgcgggcctctcggGGCCCCGCCGTACGCGCCCCCGCACAGCGCACTGGGGAGCGCGTACCCCCCGCCGGGGGCTGCGGGCTTccccgcctctgcgggattcaacggaggagggagagcggaggacgcggcgggtgCGGTACCCCGCCAGGGCTTGTTCTCCTCGCTTCATCAGGGACCTGCGGGCACAGCTGGCGGTGCGTTCCCCAGCGCCTatccgccgcagcgggaaggcgagggcggaggcggcagagtgAGAATCAATATCGGCAACGCCGAACTGTTTGCGAGGCGAGGCTGA
- a CDS encoding GHMP kinase, N-terminal domain-containing protein (encoded by transcript BESB_083020): MAIDKFTTCALRVCPSLSASPGSRAPLSRDRSCELAEAEQRLQRRRDAEAEGRRRDFWSGGNWNAEESWTGSPAAPKARASPPASPPASPSAAAAAGGGASPPFVSLAHTHGDRFASCEVCTLEDLPRHLRRLTRADRDRGNGASGAGATSPADNKDAGWQKYALAAVAGVLEFLVGERDLELVGRLLGVPKTEQGEERQLRMWRRTCQKSLRDNKGKPLIPSLQILVGGNLPMASGLSSSSSLVVATIVVVSAALRLSLSREEIAELATRAERHAGTEGGGMDQSVIALSSENSATLVSFVPSLATRAVPLPPGVTFAVAHTLVTSPKAAHAAMHFNKRVFECLLAAIFLHRHLAPGKPLPRGEALRAWTLRKAQDLGGLSLQGAVSLAKRILKTEGYTREDIEAALGREFVEEVLCLLPVMVDVWSENKEFFLRRRALHVYSEAARVLGFVELCDQTSLPLDKRLEEIGKLMQASHASCARNFECSCEDADRLVAFAVKQGGAVASRMTGAGWGGCTIALLANEEAGSQFLDKLRSLFVVNPSSADDAEASDAERQLAPRLQWDAVSVPVDCYAPLSPSSAGGEEEEKREDEVAADGAERDSQVIDTKAESEDKDAAGAPDEEEKEGKQPAAPYRSAYLDYTAFMAERHGCSPSRAQRPPSSSHRNGHRVPQSLSRSPAAPSSPSRASPFSSSSFSSSFFPSFSSSFSPSFSSSFSSSFSSSVSASFSAFPPRPSSAASAASASAAALSSSSGAAKQQLRETGIDCALFLVRPVRGVVLVAVNKEENEREKTEKGGWRAKEIHLRKSQVQNA; this comes from the exons ATGGCGATTGACAAATTCACGACGTGTGCGCTGCGAGTCTGTCCTTCTCTGTCGGCCTCGCCtgggtcgcgggcgccgctctcgcgagATCGGAGCTGCGAGCTCGCTGAAGCCGAGCAgcgactgcagcggcgcagagacgccgaggcagagggcaggcggcgcgactTCTGGTCGGGCGGCAACTGgaacgcagaagaaagctgGACAGGGAGCCCGGCGGCCCCCAaggctcgcgcgtctcctccagcgtcgccgcccgcctcgccttccgcagcggccgcggccggaggcggcgcgagcccccccttcgtctccctcgcgcacACTCACGGCGACAGATTCGCCAGCTGCGAAGTATGTACACTGGAGGACTTGCCCCGgcacctgcggcggctgaCCCGCGCCGACCGAGACCGCGGAAATGGCGCGAGCGGAGCCGGGGCGACCTCTCCCGCTGATAACAAAGACGCGGGCTGGCAGAAGTACGcactcgccgccgtcgcaggcGTCCTCGAGTTCCTCGTGGGCGAGCGAGACCTGGAGCTGGTGGGACGACTCCTCGGCGTGCCGAAAACGGAGCAGGGCGAAGAGCGACAGCTCCGCATGTGGAGGCGAACCTGCCAAAAGTCCCTACGCGACAATAAGGGGAAACCGCTCATTCCGAGCCTCCAAATCCTCGTCGGAGGCAACCTGCCCATG GCGTCCGgtctttcctcctcgtcttcactTGTCGTCGCCACaatcgtcgtcgtctctgcggcgctgcggctgtcgctctctcggGAGGAGATTGCGGAGCTCGCCACCCGCGCGGAGCGCCACGCCGGCACAGAAG GCGGCGGCATGGATCAGTCTGTGATCGCCTTATCTTCGGAGAACTCGGCGAcgctcgtctccttcgtgcCTTCGCTGGCAACGCGAGCCGTCCCGCTCCCTCCAGGCGTCACCTTCGCAGTCGCGCACACGCTTGTGACGAGtccgaaggccgcgcacgccgccatGCACTTCAACAAACGAGTTTTCGAGTGCCTCCTGGCGGCGATCTTTTTGCACAG ACACCTCGCGCCTGGAAAGCCGctcccgcgaggcgaagcgctgcgcgcgtggaCGCTCCGAAAGGCTCAGGATCTCGGCgggctgtctctgcag GGTGCGGTGAGTCTGGCCAAGCGGATTTTGAAGACGGAAGGCTACACGAGGGAGGACATCGAAGCAGCTCTCGGCCGCGAATTTGTCGAGGAGGTGCTGTGTCTGCTGCCCGTCATGGTCGACGTGTGGAGCGAAAACAAGGAATTCTTTCTGCGGCG GCGAGCGCTGCACGTCTACTCAGAAGCTGCCCGCGTGCTGGGTTTTGTCGAGCTCTGCGACCAGACGTCGTTGCCACTTGACAAGCGACTCGAA GAAATCGGGAAGCTAATGCAAGCTTCTCACGCGTCCTGTGCCAGGAACTTTGAGTGCAgctgcgaagacgccgacagaCTCGTCGCGTTCGCCGTCAAACAGGGCGGCGCAGTCGCGTCTCGCATGACCGGCGCCG GCTGGGGAGGCTGCACAATTGCGCTTCTTGCGAACGAGGAGGCAGGGTCGCAGTTCCTCGACAAG CTGCGAAGTCTGTTCGTGGTGAACCCGTCGTctgcggacgacgcggaggcgagcgacgcggaaaggcagctcgcgccgcgtctgcagtGGGATGCGGTATCGGTCCCTGTGGATTGTTATGCGCCGttgtctccctcctctgcgggcggcgaagaggaggagaagcgagAGGACGAGGTGGCGGCGGAtggcgccgagagagactcGCAGGTGATCGacacgaaggcggagagcgaggataaggacgccgcaggggcgccagacgaagaagagaaagagggaaAACAACCTGCTGCACCCTACCGCTCGGCGTATTTAGACTACACCGCGTTCATGGCAGAACGACACGGCTGCAGCCCTTCTCGAGCGCAGcgtccgccctcctcgtcgcacCGTAACGGGCATCGCGTCCCTCagtctctttctcgctctcccgcggcgccatcgtcgccctcccgcgcctcgcctttctcttcctcctccttctcctcgtcatTCTTCCCGTCATTTTCCTCGTCATTCTCCCCGTCATTTTCCTCGTCATTCTCCTCGTCATTTTCCTCGTCggtctccgcgtccttctcggcgtttccgccgcggccgtcttcagctgcctctgcggcctccgcgtcggcggctgcgctgtcttcttcgtcgggcgcggcgaagcagcagctgcgagagacTGGAATCGACTGTGCACTGTTCCTTGTGCGGCCTGTCCGCGGCGTGGTGCTGGTGGCTGTGAACAAGGAGGAAAacgagcgagaaaaaacagagaaaggAGGCTGGCGGGCAAAAGAGATCCACTTACGAAAGTCGCAGGTGCAGAACGCGTGA